A single window of Nicotiana sylvestris chromosome 3, ASM39365v2, whole genome shotgun sequence DNA harbors:
- the LOC138888669 gene encoding uncharacterized protein has product MRNADTDFEIEEGEYRFIVDMVRKTCSWKLWLLRGIPCAHVVCALFHIGEDRKDYVEHWYRKDTYLNAYKYFIQPIPNMKMWPESNNPPVELFEVKPMPDRPKRCRRKEKDEPRKKKWGKTSKKGAKMTCSNYH; this is encoded by the coding sequence ATGAGGAATGCTGATACTGACTTTGAAATTGAGGAAGGAGAATATAGGTTCATTGTTGACATGGTTAGGAAAACATGTAGTTGGAAACTATGGCTGTTGAGGGGTATCCCTTGTGCCCATGTAGTTTGTGCATTATTTCATATTGGGGAAGATCGAAAAGATTATGTTGAGCATTGGTATAGAAAAGATACATACTTGAATGCTTACAAGTATTTCATTCAACCAATACCCAATATGAAGATGTGGCCTGAATCAAATAACCCACCAGTCGAGCTATTTGAAGTTAAACCAATGCCTGATAGACCCAAGAGATGTAGGAGAAAGGAAAAAGATGAACCAAGAAAAAAGAAATGGGGAAAAACATCAAAGAAAGGAGCCAAGATGACATGTTCTAACTACCACTAA